In Cataglyphis hispanica isolate Lineage 1 chromosome 20, ULB_Chis1_1.0, whole genome shotgun sequence, a single genomic region encodes these proteins:
- the LOC126857099 gene encoding palmitoyltransferase ZDHHC16A isoform X1: MAKIQWSLTKTPNVFKISLKQKWWRLQIIFKSLFYNDFLNWSYACDILMEPMFWFVENFTACLGPVFVVMVSLLTASIVYIAYYLGLPWWWDRSPLMTIILLLVGNWLLVNVCFHYYMGVVVPAGYPPQGGLIPEAVSICKKCIKPKPPRTHHCSVCNKCILKMDHHCPWLNNCVGHYNHRHFFLYMVYTVIGVTFIMIFGVRLAYEEFFPEQEPELDGHPVRLNNSEIIPVTESLDHLSVEELAEIARQAAETEAKEWQRRLIIFAGLISVATFTALGALAWWHAGLITRGETSIEARINSTESQKYRAEGKFYQNPYDFGPRENWRLFLGIKNRSWWHVLFPSSHGPYGDGLTWRTIHDSKIS, translated from the exons ATGGCAAAGATACAATGGTCCTTGACGAAGACGCCAAATGTTTTTaa GATTAGTTTGAAGCAAAAATGGTGGCGTTTGCAAATCATCTTCAAATCTTTATTCTACAATGATTTCTTAAACTGGAGTTACGCTTGTGATATACTTATGGAACCTATGTTCTGGTTTGTTGAGAACTTTACTGCCTGTTTGGGTCCG GTATTTGTGGTAATGGTAAGCCTGTTAACTGCCAGTATCGTATATATCGCATACTACTTGGGTTTACCCTGGTGGTGGGATCGAAGTCCTTTGATGACGATAATTCTGCTATTAGTTGGAAACTGGCTGCTGGTTAATGTCTGTTTCCATTATTACATGGGTGTGGTCGTGCCGGCGGGTTATCCGCCTCAGGGCGGCCTTATTCCAGAGGCTGTGAGTATCTGCAAAAAATGTATCAAGCCAAAGCCGCCCAGAACACACCACTGTTCTGTTTGCAACAAATGTATCCTCAAGATGGATCACCATTGTC CATGGTTAAACAATTGTGTTGGCCACTATAATCACCGACACTTTTTCTTGTATATGGTTTACACTGTGATCGGTGTTACATTTATCATGATATTTGGAGTGCGACTCGCATACGAGGAATTCTTCCCTGAGCAGGAACCGGAATTGGATGGCCATCCGGTGCGCCTCAATAATTCGGAAATAATTCCTGTG ACGGAATCGCTGGACCATTTAAGCGTGGAGGAACTGGCAGAAATAGCGAGACAAGCAGCAGAAACCGAGGCCAAGGAATGGCAacgaagattaataattttcgctGGTCTGATCTCCGTTGCCACGTTCACAGCGTTGGGTGCTTTGGCCTGGTGGCACGCGGGTCTAATTACCCGAGGGGAGACGAGCATCGAAGCGCGTATCAACAGCACGGAATCACAAAAGTACCGGGCTGAGGGCAAATTCTATCAAAATCCCTACGACTTCGGGCCAAGGGAGAACTGGAGATTGTTCTTGGGAATAAAAAACAG AAGCTGGTGGCATGTTCTGTTCCCATCAAGCCATGGCCCATATGGTGATGGGCTCACATGGCGAACCATTCATGATAGCAAGATCTCTTAA
- the LOC126857074 gene encoding DNA-directed RNA polymerase II subunit RPB1 codes for MATSDSKAPLRTVKRVQFGILSPDEIRRMSVTDGGIRFPETMEGGRPKLGGLMDPRQGVIDRNSRCQTCAGNMTECPGHFGHIDLAKPVFHVGFITKTIKILRCVCFYCSKLLVSPHNPKIKEIVMKTKGQPRKRLAFVYDLCKSKSICEGGDEMDINKENTETQPQADRKPGHGGCGRYQPNLRRSGLDVTAEWKHVNEDSQEKKIVLSAERAWEILKHIKDEESFILGMDPKFARPDWMIVTVLPVPPLSVRPAVIMYGSAKNQDDLTHKLADIIKSNNELLRNEQSGAAAHVILENIKMLQFHVATLVDNDMPGMPRAMQKSGKPLKAIKARLKGKEGRIRGNLMGKRVDFSARTVITPDPNLRIDQVGVPRSIAQNLTFPEIVTPFNIDKMQVLVRRGNSQYPGAKYIVRDNGERIDLRFHPKSSDLHLQCGYRVERHIHDGDLVIFNRQPTLHKMSMMGHRVKVLPWSTFRMNLSCTSPYNADFDGDEMNLHAPQSMETRAEVENIHITPRQIITPQANKPVMGIVQDTLTAVRKMTKRDVFIEKEQMMNLLMFLPSWDGKMPQPCILKPKPLWTGKQLFSLIIPGNVNMIRTHSTHPDEEDDGPYKWISPGDTKVMVEHGELVMGILCKKTLGTSAGSLLHICMLELGHDVCGRFYGNIQTVINNWLLLEGHSIGIGDTIADPQTYLEIQKAIKKAKEDVIEVIQKAHNMELEPTPGNTLRQTFENQVNRILNDARDKTGGSAKKSLTEYNNLKAMVVSGSKGSNINISQVIACVGQQNVEGKRIPFGFRKRTLPHFIKDDYGPESRGFVENSYLAGLTPSEFYFHAMGGREGLIDTAVKTAETGYIQRRLIKAMESVMVHYDGTVRNSVGQLIQLRYGEDGLCGETVEFQNLPTIKMSNKAFEKKFKFDPTNERYLRRIFNEDIVREMMGSGEVISELEREWEQLNKDRAVLREIFPSGESKVVLPCNLQRMIWNVQKIFHINKRAPSDLSPMRVIQGVKDLLDKCIIVAGDDRLSKQANENATLLFQCLVRSTLCTKCVSEEFRLSSEAFEWLIGEIETRFQQAQVSPGEMVGALAAQSLGEPATQMTLNTFHFAGVSSKNVTLGVPRLKEIINISKKPKAPSLTVFLTGAAARDAEKAKNVLCRLEHTTLKKVTANTAIYYDPDPQNTVIAEDQEFVNVYYEMPDFDPTKISPWLLRIELDRKRMTDKKLTMEQIAEKINAGFGDDLNCIFNDDNAEKLVLRIRIMNSDDNKFQDTEEETVDKMEDDMFLRCIEANMLSDMTLQGIEAIGKVYMHLPQTDSKKRIVITETGEFKAIAEWLLETDGTSLMKVLSERDVDPVRTFSNDICEIFQVLGIEAVRKSVEKEMNAVLQFYGLYVNYRHLALLCDVMTAKGHLMAITRHGINRQDTGALMRCSFEETVDVLLDAASHAEVDPMRGVSENIIMGQLPRIGTGCFDLLLDAEKCKSGIEIPMAVGAGMGTAGMFFGSVTGMSNSMSPQMTPWMGATPGYGASSMSPALSSSMTPGGACFSPSGASDASGLSPAYSAYSPQPGSPGSPGPSMSPFPMSPAGAASPSYSPTSPAYLPTSPSMTPSSPNYSPTSPTYSPTSPNYSPTSPSYSPTSPSYSPTSPSYSPTSPSYSPTSPSYSPTSPSYSPTSPSYSPTSPSYSPTSPSYSPTSPSYSPTSPSYSPTSPSYSPTSPSYSPTSPSYSPTSPSYSPTSPSYSPSSPNYTPASPSYSPTSPSYSPSSPQYSPASPSYSPSSPKYSPTSPSYSPTSPSFAGTSPQYTPASPTYSPTSPTYSPTSPSYSPSSPQHTASGSTRYSPSSPNYSPTSPTYSPTSPQYSPSSTKYSPTSPTYTPTSPSYSPTSPTYSPPVPGYSPTSPTYSPASPAYETDE; via the exons ATGGCTACGTCCGATTCCAAAGCACCTTTACGGACAGTGAAACGCGTACAATTTGGCATCCTTTCGCCGGATGAAATA CGTCGTATGTCAGTCACAGATGGCGGCATACGATTTCCAGAAACTATGGAAGGTGGCCGCCCTAAACTGGGCGGTCTCATGGATCCTAGACAAGGGGTCATTGACAGAAATTCTAGATGTCAAACATGCGCTGGCAATATGACAGAGTGCCCTGGTCATTTTGGTCATATAGATCTAGCTAAACCTGTATTTCATGTgggatttattacaaaaactataaaaatattgagatgtGTGTGTTTCTACTGCTCCAAACTGCTTGTCAGCCCA CATAATCCAAAGATCAAAGAAATTGTCATGAAGACAAAAGGACAGCCACGGAAGCGACTTGCATTTGTTTATGATTTATGCAAAAGCAAGAGCATCTGCGAAGGCGGAGATGAAATGGACATTAACAAAGAGAACACGGAAACTCAGCCGCAGGCAGATAGAAAACCTGGTCACGGTGGTTGTGGCAGATATCAGCCTAATCTCAGACGATCCGGTTTAGATGTCACCGCGGAGTGGAAACACGTAAATGAAGACtcgcaagaaaaaaagatagtacTCTCGGCTGAGAGAGCGTGGGAAATTCTGAAACATATTAAAGATGAAGAATCTTTTATTCTGGGCATGGACCCGAAATTTGCTCGACCAGATTGGATGATAGTTACGGTACTACCGGTGCCACCTTTATCTGTTAGACCTGCAGTCATTATGTACGGCTCCGCTAAGAATCAGGACGACTTAACACACAAACTGGCGGACATTATCAAATCGAATAATGAACTGCTGCGAAACGAACAGTCAGGCGCAGCGGCACATGTGATCCTTGAGAATATAAAGATGTTACAATTTCACGTGGCAACACTCGTTGACAACGATATGCCTGGTATGCCTCGAGCGATGCAAAAATCGGGCAAACCGCTCAAAGCGATCAAAGCTCGTCTGAAAGGAAAAGAGGGTAGAATTCGAGGAAATCTGATGGGCAAGCGTGTAGACTTTTCCGCCCGTACTGTTATCACGCCTGATCCCAACTTGCGCATCGATCAAGTTGGTGTGCCGCGCAGCATAGCACAGAACTTGACATTCCCCGAGATTGTAACGCCATTCAACATCGATAAGATGCAAGTGTTAGTTAGGCGCGGCAATTCGCAATATCCCGGCGCGAAGTACATAGTTCGCGACAATGGTGAAAGAATCGATTTGCGTTTTCATCCCAAATCTTCGGATCTGCACCTGCAATGCGGCTATCGTGTGGAACGACACATTCACGATGGTGATCTTGTCATCTTCAATCGTCAGCCAACTCTACACAAAATGTCAATGATGGGTCACCGTGTCAAAGTATTACCATGGAGTACATTCCGCATGAATCTTAGTTGTACGTCTCCCTACAATGCCGATTTTGACGGAGATGAAATGAATTTGCATGCACCACAATCGATGGAGACTCGCGCAGaagttgaaaatattcatataacgcCGCGGCAAATCATTACACCGCAGGCGAACAAGCCAGTTATGGGTATCGTGCAGGATACTTTGACGGCCGTAAGAAAGATGACGAAGCGCGACGTGTTCATTGAGAAGGAACAGATGATGAATCTGCTCATGTTCTTGCCCAGCTGGGACGGCAAGATGCCGCAACCGTGTATTCTGAAACCGAAACCACTATGGACTGGCAAGCAATTGTTTTCCCTCATTATTCCGGGAAACGTAAACATGATACGAACGCACAGCACACATCCCGATGAAGAGGATGATGGTCCATACAAGTGGATCTCACCAGGTGACACAAAGGTAATGGTGGAGCACGGAGAACTGGTGATGGGTATTCTCTGTAAAAAAACCTTGGGTACGTCCGCCGGCTCTTTGCTTCACATCTGTATGTTAGAGCTGGGCCATGATGTATGTGGGCGCTTCTATGGCAACATTCAGACCGTCATCAATAACTGGTTGTTGCTAGAGGGTCATTCGATCGGTATTGGCGACACGATCGCCGATCCACAGACATATTTGGAGATTCAGAAAGCGATCAAGAAGGCTAAAGAAGACGTGATAGAGGTAATTCAGAAGGCGCACAATATGGAATTGGAACCGACACCTGGCAACACGTTGCGTCAGACTTTTGAAAATCAAGTGAACAGAATTTTAAACGACGCTCGAGACAAGACTGGAGGTTCCGCCAAGAAATCTCTGACTGAATACAACAACTTAAAGGCTATGGTAGTATCTGGCTCGAAGGGTTCCAACATCAATATTTCTCAGGTAATCGCTTGTGTGGGTCAACAGAACGTTGAGGGTAAACGAATACCCTTTGGTTTCCGCAAGCGAACGCTTCCGCATTTCATCAAAGACGACTACGGTCCCGAGTCCCGCGGCTTTGTCGAGAACTCGTACCTCGCCGGTCTCACGCCGTCGGAATTTTACTTCCACGCTATGGGCGGTCGTGAGGGTCTTATCGATACCGCCGTGAAAACGGCCGAGACCGGTTACATCCAACGTCGTTTGATAAAGGCTATGGAGTCGGTAATGGTGCATTACGACGGTACCGTGCGCAATTCGGTTGGTCAATTGATTCAGTTGCGTTACGGAGAGGACGGTCTCTGCGGCGAGACTGTCGAGTTCCAAAATCTGCCTACCATCAAAATGAGCAACAAAGCTTTTGAgaagaaattcaaatttgatCCGACAAACGAGCGATACCTTCGACGCATATTCAATGAGGACATTGTACGAGAGATGATGGGCTCCGGCGAGGTGATTTCCGAACTGGAAAGAGAGTGGGAGCAGCTGAACAAAGATCGGGCTGTGCTACGAGAGATTTTCCCAAGTGGCGAATCCAAAGTTGTGTTGCCTTGCAATCTACAGAGGATGATTTGGAACGTGCAAAAGATATTCCACATCAATAAACGAGCGCCGAGCGATCTTAGTCCCATGAGAGTGATTCAAGGCGTAAAAGATCTTCTAGATAAATGTATCATAGTCGCAGGGGACGACAGACTTAGCAAACAGGCAAACGAGAACGCGACATTGCTATTTCAATGTTTGGTGAGATCAACTCTATGTACGAAATGTGTTTCCGAGGAATTCAGGCTATCCAGTGAAGCCTTTGAATGGTTGATTGGAGAAATCGAAACTAGATTCCAACAGGCTCAGGTGTCACCGGGTGAAATGGTGGGCGCGTTAGCGGCGCAGTCTCTTGGCGAACCCGCTACTCAGATGACCCTGAATACTTTCCACTTTGCTGGTGTATCATCAAAGAACGTCACCCTTGGTGTGCCGAGGTTGAAGGAGATCATCAACATCAGTAAGAAACCGAAAGCTCCGTCGCTCACGGTGTTCTTGACGGGCGCGGCTGCGCGAGATGCTGAAAAAGCGAAGAACGTGCTTTGTCGATTGGAGCACACGACACTGAAGAAAGTAACAGCCAATACGGCGATATATTACGATCCGGATCCGCAAAACACAGTGATCGCGGAGGATCAGGAATTCGTCAATGTGTACTACGAAATGCCCGACTTCGATCCTACCAAAATATCGCCGTGGTTGCTACGTATCGAGTTGGATAGGAAGCGAATGACTGATAAGAAACTGACGATGGAACAGATTGCGGAGAAGATCAATGCCGGCTTCGGCGACGATttgaattgcatttttaatgacGACAATGCCGAGAAGCTGGTGCTGCGGATTCGAATAATGAACAGTGACGACAATAAGTTCCAGGATACGGAGGAAGAGACTGTGGACAAAATGGAGGACGATATGTTCCTACGATGCATCGAGGCTAACATGCTTAGCGACATGACTCTACAG ggTATCGAAGCTATTGGCAAGGTTTATATGCATTTACCACAAACGGACTCTAAAAAACGCATCGTTATTACGGAAACGGGTGAATTTAAGGCCATTGCAGAATGGCTTTTGGAAACCGACGGAACGAGTTTGATGAAAGTATTGAGCGAAAGAGACGTAGATCCGGTACGAACATTTAGTAACGATATCTGCGAGATATTCCAAGTTCTGGGTATCGAGGCTGTGCGAAAGTCGGTAGAAAAGGAGATGAATGCAGTACTGCAGTTCTATGGTCTTTATGTCAACTATCGGCATCTTGCTTTACTTTGCGACGTTATGACAGCAAAGGGTCATCTTATGGCGATAACACGTCATGGAATCAATAGGCAGGATACCGGCGCTCTCATGAG ATGCTCTTTCGAAGAAACGGTTGATGTGTTACTGGACGCTGCATCTCACGCGGAAGTAGATCCAATGCGAGGAGTATCCGAAAACATTATAATGGGACAACTTCCACGCATTGGAACAG gatgttttgatttattacttGATGCTGAGAAATGCAAATCCGGCATCGAAATTCCTATGGCGGTTGGCGCAGGTATGGGAACGGCGGGAATGTTCTTCGGCAGCGTAACTGGTATGTCCAATAGTATGAGTCCTCAGATGACTCCTTGGATGGGAGCTACTCCTGGTTACGGTGCATCAAGCATGTCTCCAG ccTTGAGTAGTAGTATGACGCCAGGAGGTGCGTGCTTTTCACCGTCGGGCGCATCTGATGCGTCCGGATTATCGCCCGCGTATTCTGCTTATTCACCGCAACCAGGAAGTCCTGGTAGTCCGGGACCGAGCATGAGTCCATTCCCGATGTCACCGGCGGGCGCGGCTTCGCCCAGTTACTCTCCTACGTCGCCGGCATATCTGCCTACGTCTCCTAGTATGACACCATCGAGCCCGAACTATTCGCCTACTAGCCCGACATACTCGCCGACCAGTCCGAACTATTCGCCGACGTCACCAAGTTATTCACCGACGAGTCCGAGCTATTCACCGACATCGCCAAGTTATTCACCGACAAGCCCAAGTTACTCGCCTACTTCACCAAGTTATTCGCCAACAAGTCCGAGTTATTCGCCTACATCACCGAGCTATTCACCAACGAGCCCGAGTTATTCACCAACATCGCCAAGCTATTCACCAACATCGCCAAGTTATTCGCCTACGAGCCCGAGCTATTCACCTACAAGTCCAAGTTATTCGCCCACAAGTCCAAGTTACTCGCCTACAAGTCCAAGCTACTCGCCTACGAGTCCGAGTTACTCACCGACTTCGCCGAGTTATTCACCTAGCTCACCTAATTACACACCTGCCTCGCCTTCGTATTCACCCACTTCGCCTAGTTATTCACCGAGCTCGCCGCAATACTCGCCTGCGAGTCCAAGCTATTCACCCAGCAGTCCCAAGTATTCGCCAACGAGTCCGAGTTATTCGCCTACCTCCCCGTCATTCGCCGGTACATCGCCGCAGTATACGCCAGCAAGCCCCACGTATTCACCGACCAGTCCGACGTATTCGCCCACAAGTCCGTCGTATTCGCCGAGTTCACCGCAGCACACCGCATCCGGCAGTACCCGGTATTCGCCTAGCAGTCCAAACTATTCACCTACCAGTCCGACATATTCACCCACGAGTCCGCAGTATTCACCGTCAAGCACCAAATATTCACCTACAAGTCCCACTTACACGCCCACAAGTCCAAGTTATTCACCGACAAGTCCAACATATTCGCCACCGGTACCAGGATACTCGCCTACGAGTCCCACATATTCGCCAGCATCACCCGCTTACGAAACAGATGAATAA
- the LOC126857102 gene encoding uncharacterized protein LOC126857102, protein MTMITRWNLHAASISPTNFTENRVRRRDDKRKTKKTGRGEKEKRVCKRSGWRGFLTVLKSRNSSLRSTEDVNVAIFNIGNSAERDKTILTQSAEADKPVNSAKIDEIRRYQTTGKRQTNLVLSTDIQK, encoded by the exons ATGACGATGATTACGCGGTGGAATCTGCACGCGGCTTCCATCTCTCCTACTAATTTTACGGAGAATAGAGTGCGAAGAAGAGACGATAAAAGAAAGACGAAAAAAACAGGAAGaggcgagaaagagaagagagtaTGTAAAAGATCAGGATGGAGAGGATTTCTAACAGTACTTAAGTCGCGCAACTCTTCGTTGCGATCCACCGAAGACGTCaatgttgcaatttttaacataGGAAATTCAGCTGAAAGAGATAAAACAA TTCTGACGCAATCAGCCGAAGCGGATAAACCAGTCAATTCTGCAAAAATTGACGAGATAAGAAGATACCAAACAACAGGAAAAAGACAAACTAATCTGGTATTATCCACCGATATACAGAAATGA
- the LOC126857099 gene encoding palmitoyltransferase ZDHHC16A isoform X2, translated as MVSLLTASIVYIAYYLGLPWWWDRSPLMTIILLLVGNWLLVNVCFHYYMGVVVPAGYPPQGGLIPEAVSICKKCIKPKPPRTHHCSVCNKCILKMDHHCPWLNNCVGHYNHRHFFLYMVYTVIGVTFIMIFGVRLAYEEFFPEQEPELDGHPVRLNNSEIIPVTESLDHLSVEELAEIARQAAETEAKEWQRRLIIFAGLISVATFTALGALAWWHAGLITRGETSIEARINSTESQKYRAEGKFYQNPYDFGPRENWRLFLGIKNRSWWHVLFPSSHGPYGDGLTWRTIHDSKIS; from the exons ATGGTAAGCCTGTTAACTGCCAGTATCGTATATATCGCATACTACTTGGGTTTACCCTGGTGGTGGGATCGAAGTCCTTTGATGACGATAATTCTGCTATTAGTTGGAAACTGGCTGCTGGTTAATGTCTGTTTCCATTATTACATGGGTGTGGTCGTGCCGGCGGGTTATCCGCCTCAGGGCGGCCTTATTCCAGAGGCTGTGAGTATCTGCAAAAAATGTATCAAGCCAAAGCCGCCCAGAACACACCACTGTTCTGTTTGCAACAAATGTATCCTCAAGATGGATCACCATTGTC CATGGTTAAACAATTGTGTTGGCCACTATAATCACCGACACTTTTTCTTGTATATGGTTTACACTGTGATCGGTGTTACATTTATCATGATATTTGGAGTGCGACTCGCATACGAGGAATTCTTCCCTGAGCAGGAACCGGAATTGGATGGCCATCCGGTGCGCCTCAATAATTCGGAAATAATTCCTGTG ACGGAATCGCTGGACCATTTAAGCGTGGAGGAACTGGCAGAAATAGCGAGACAAGCAGCAGAAACCGAGGCCAAGGAATGGCAacgaagattaataattttcgctGGTCTGATCTCCGTTGCCACGTTCACAGCGTTGGGTGCTTTGGCCTGGTGGCACGCGGGTCTAATTACCCGAGGGGAGACGAGCATCGAAGCGCGTATCAACAGCACGGAATCACAAAAGTACCGGGCTGAGGGCAAATTCTATCAAAATCCCTACGACTTCGGGCCAAGGGAGAACTGGAGATTGTTCTTGGGAATAAAAAACAG AAGCTGGTGGCATGTTCTGTTCCCATCAAGCCATGGCCCATATGGTGATGGGCTCACATGGCGAACCATTCATGATAGCAAGATCTCTTAA
- the LOC126857101 gene encoding serine protease snake-like isoform X1: protein MDLRFGIFVVIFLIVAFIWQPTDGKNSGTPSLPNIPTKIGPTKTKSELKCDEYVRELVGTTEITSLVGTSPDVIKVDNVCRDANRLVVGGTEARPGEFPHMVALGRRNSDETFTLICGATLISHTWVLSAAHCTYGPNGSPTDARIGFHRLTDQQPGVTIAIKNMIRHPDYNPPAMYADIALVQLMNAVTFSTSIRPACLYVQYDNAPMNAWISGWGVTEFAGEQTDRLQKAQLDLIDNLACTIRHNSSKEVPYGVTPSMVCAGDPRGGWTKDSCQGDSGGPLQIIHPKNLCFFQVIGITSFGQGCAIIDTPGVYTRVSHYISYIENIVWP from the exons ATGGATCTTCGCTTCGGAATATTTGTTGTAATCTTTCTAATTGTAGCCTTCATCTGGCAGCCCACTGATGGCAAAAATTCAG GCACACCATCATTGCCGAATATACCTACCAAGATTGGCCCAACAAAGACAAAATCAGAACTTA aATGCGACGAATACGTGAGAGAACTCGTAGGCACAACTGAGATAACGTCGTTGGTCGGCACATCACCCGACGTAATCAAGGTGGATAATGTTTGTCGGGATGCGAATCGCCTGGTCGTCGGCGGTACTGAGGCCAGGCCTGGTGAGTTCCCGCATATGGTCGCTTTGGGTAGACGCAACTCCGACGAGACGTTCACTCTGATATGTGGCGCGACGCTGATTTCACATACTTGGGTACTTTCTGCTGCGCATTGCACTTATGGGCCAAA TGGCAGTCCGACTGACGCACGAATAGGTTTTCACAGATTAACAGACCAGCAACCTGGTGTTACGATTGCCATTAAGAACATGATACGACATCCGGATTACAATCCACCCGCAATGTATGCGGACATAGCTCTAGTGCAACTCATGAATGCCGTTACATTTAGCACATCGATACGACCTGCGTGTCTTTATGTACAGTACGATAACGCACCTATGAATGCCTGGATCAGCGGTTGGGGTGTTACCGAATTCG CTGGAGAGCAGACTGACCGATTGCAGAAGGCTCAGCTGGATCTGATAGACAATTTAGCGTGCACAATACGGCACAATAGTTCCAAAGAAGTTCCGTATGGCGTTACACCGAGCATGGTCTGCGCCGGTGATCCTCGTGGCGGTTGGACTAAGGATTCTTGTCAGGGCGATTCCGGAGGTCCTCTACAAATTATCCATCCTAAAAATTTGTGCTTCTTTCAAGTGATCGGTATCACTAGTTTCGGTCAGGGCTGCGCGATCATCGACACACCTGGTGTTTACACTAGAGTATCTCATTATATATCCTATATTGAGAATATCGTCTGGCCATAA
- the LOC126857101 gene encoding transmembrane protease serine 9-like isoform X2: MDLRFGIFVVIFLIVAFIWQPTDGKNSGNRGSSKKKKNSTKIQLSEGIATNPFLQQSITLPNVETNPFLWFYGNKSVEPNIFLPQESNFSSSAIWINNNNPFLNFGTNTRVDIGSSVTSESVTQTLYKPLPVINTPSISYTPAPVNNSFTTPHTHNPPIKIEPPSSGTPSLPNIPTKIGPTKTKSELKCDEYVRELVGTTEITSLVGTSPDVIKVDNVCRDANRLVVGGTEARPGEFPHMVALGRRNSDETFTLICGATLISHTWVLSAAHCTYGPNGSPTDARIGFHRLTDQQPGVTIAIKNMIRHPDYNPPAMYADIALVQLMNAVTFSTSIRPACLYVQYDNAPMNAWISGWGVTEFAGEQTDRLQKAQLDLIDNLACTIRHNSSKEVPYGVTPSMVCAGDPRGGWTKDSCQGDSGGPLQIIHPKNLCFFQVIGITSFGQGCAIIDTPGVYTRVSHYISYIENIVWP, translated from the exons ATGGATCTTCGCTTCGGAATATTTGTTGTAATCTTTCTAATTGTAGCCTTCATCTGGCAGCCCACTGATGGCAAAAATTCAG gtAATCGTGGTTCttcaaagaagaagaaaaattcaacCAAGATTCAACTTAGTGAAGGCATTGCAACCAATCCTTTCCTTCAACAATCAATAACTCTTCCCAATGTTGAAACCAATCCTTTTCTTTGGTTTTATGGCAACAAAAGTGTAGagccaaatatatttctgccacaagaaagtaatttttccAGCAGTGCAATCTGGATTAACAATAACAATCCCTTCTTGAACTTTGGGACCAATACAAGGGTTGATATAGGATCTTCTGTTACATCAGAATCAGTTACACAAACACTTTACAAGCCACTGCCAGTAATTAATACACCATCAATATCTTATACACCAGCACCTGttaataactcttttacaACACCTCATACACATAATCCTCCTATTAAAATTGAACCTCCATCCTCAGGCACACCATCATTGCCGAATATACCTACCAAGATTGGCCCAACAAAGACAAAATCAGAACTTA aATGCGACGAATACGTGAGAGAACTCGTAGGCACAACTGAGATAACGTCGTTGGTCGGCACATCACCCGACGTAATCAAGGTGGATAATGTTTGTCGGGATGCGAATCGCCTGGTCGTCGGCGGTACTGAGGCCAGGCCTGGTGAGTTCCCGCATATGGTCGCTTTGGGTAGACGCAACTCCGACGAGACGTTCACTCTGATATGTGGCGCGACGCTGATTTCACATACTTGGGTACTTTCTGCTGCGCATTGCACTTATGGGCCAAA TGGCAGTCCGACTGACGCACGAATAGGTTTTCACAGATTAACAGACCAGCAACCTGGTGTTACGATTGCCATTAAGAACATGATACGACATCCGGATTACAATCCACCCGCAATGTATGCGGACATAGCTCTAGTGCAACTCATGAATGCCGTTACATTTAGCACATCGATACGACCTGCGTGTCTTTATGTACAGTACGATAACGCACCTATGAATGCCTGGATCAGCGGTTGGGGTGTTACCGAATTCG CTGGAGAGCAGACTGACCGATTGCAGAAGGCTCAGCTGGATCTGATAGACAATTTAGCGTGCACAATACGGCACAATAGTTCCAAAGAAGTTCCGTATGGCGTTACACCGAGCATGGTCTGCGCCGGTGATCCTCGTGGCGGTTGGACTAAGGATTCTTGTCAGGGCGATTCCGGAGGTCCTCTACAAATTATCCATCCTAAAAATTTGTGCTTCTTTCAAGTGATCGGTATCACTAGTTTCGGTCAGGGCTGCGCGATCATCGACACACCTGGTGTTTACACTAGAGTATCTCATTATATATCCTATATTGAGAATATCGTCTGGCCATAA